A stretch of the Notolabrus celidotus isolate fNotCel1 chromosome 3, fNotCel1.pri, whole genome shotgun sequence genome encodes the following:
- the LOC117810313 gene encoding uncharacterized protein LOC117810313, translating into METVSKIQDFPMEEDNKNKARKKGKNKEKKNLLPAEELSLNFGSWDKRISDLRCKTTGYRGYQDQDRKGKKEEGTSNNKGSESEPKCNIIQENMDAPQQAALPEGEQQQAASLLAATQHASGDDEMMMGPVVRRKVRPQQQPCQPAPTEQMQARGVNASPQQARGKIPALMDLDFSNYVPKCQPTSNIRTEQINEPNKGDQAGDALITQLKEIGICARIEQETQPMPEMTFVSELEREQLKAKNEEKNIRLTMQNYALAGQVQHLTEELQKVTTQHEQIKVRKELEIQDLEFQLLVKKLSKSDMLKKVKKIEEDLWNQKQSCLETELQLAQQREDKDKMKNALSQTTRDLENQRLLWEEERAKLQQSIRTNQQAVEDNDNIFKEGSKKLAELEEKMKTLVKKPKKPSLWRRFTSLFK; encoded by the exons ATGGAAACTGTGAGCAAAATCCAGGATTTCCCTATGGAGgaggacaacaaaaacaaagcccGTAAAAAGGGTAAGaacaaggagaagaagaacCTCTTACCAGCAGAGGAGCTCTCCCTGAACTTCGGTTCTTGGGATAAAAGAATTTCAGATCTGCGTTGTAAGACTACGGGATACAGGGGGTATCAGGACCAGGACAGAAAGGGCAAGAAAGAGGAAGGCACCTCTAACAACAAGGGGTCAGAGTCTGAGCCAAAATGCAACATCATCCAGGAGAACATGGATGCTCCACAGCAGGCTGCTTTACCTGAGGGTGAACAACAGCAGGCTGCTTCACTGTTAGCTGCTACGCAACATGCTAGTGGAGATGATGAAATGATGATGGGTCCTGTTGTGAGGAGAAAGGTCCGGCCGCAACAACAACCATGCCAGCCAGCACCAACAGAACAAATGCAGGCTCGTGGAGTGAATGCTTCCCCCCAACAAGCCAGAGGTAAAATCCCAGCATTAATGGACCTGGATTTTAGCAATTACGTACCAAAATGTCAACCGACCAGCAACATAAGGACCGAGCAGATCAATGAGCCTAACAAGGGCGATCAGGCTGGAGATGCTCTTATAACTCAACTAAAGGAAATCGGCATCTGTGCCCGCATTGAACAAGAGACTCAGCCCATGCCAGAA ATGACCTTCGTTTCTGAGCTTGAGCGTGAGCAGCTCAAAGCCAAGAACGAAGAGAAGAATATAAGGCTTACAATGCAGAATTATGCTTTAGCAGGACAGGTGCAGCACCTAACAGAAGAGCTGCAAAAGGTCACCACACAACATGAGCAAATTAAGGTGAGAAAGGAACTCGAGATCCAGGACTTGGAGTTTCAACTTTTGGTGAAGAAGCTCTCTAAATCGGACATGCTGAAGAAGGTTAAGAAGATTGAAGAAGATCTGTGGAACCAGAAGCAGAGCTGTCTGGAAACTGAACTACAACTGGCACAACAAAGAGAGGACAAGGACAAAATGAAGAATGCACTGTCTCAAACAACTAGAGACCTGGAGAACCAACGACTACtgtgggaggaggagagagccaAGCTCCAGCAGTCCATCCGCACTAACCAACAGGCTGTGGAGGACAACGACAACATTTTCAAGGAGGGATCGAAAAAGCTTGCAGAACtggaggagaagatgaagacACTGGTGAAGAAACCAAAGAAGCCATCTCTTTGGAGAAGATTTACCAGTTTATTTAAGTAA